AGACCTAGACTATAGTCTTTTTCCCCCCGATTTTGATGTCTTCAGATGCAACCAGTTTTATTTTGAGGATAAATACTATCTGGGCAAAGAAGTCAAGGGGGTGTTTTTTAATTCATGGATTTTTGACCTCCAAATGAAAACGGCCGGCCAGCTAGTTGCGCGCGATGAGTACAAGCTAGATACCATTTATTGCGCCACAGATGCAGAGTATAGCCCCTTTGATCCAAATCCCTTTGATCCAAGTTACAATAAGAATCGTGAACTACCCAATAATATAGGTGAAAGATACAGCGCTCTGCAATCCTTGCATGCCCGCTCTTTTTTAGACAAACACTTTACTAATATCACCCACACCTATGAATTTCTAGCGACTCTAAAACCCTTTTTGGACCTGCACACAAAGGCGCGCAATTTTCAAGGCCAACAATTCACTGGTGGAATTATGATGCTCATTAGTGCGATCGCTTTGGGTTATCAAGAAATTTACCTAGCAGGGATTGATTTTTACACAACGGGATTGGGGCATTTTTATCAAGATAATAGCCGCTTTTTTATCCTAGAACATGCCCCCATGCACACCCAAGAATTGGACATGCAAGCTA
This portion of the Helicobacter felis ATCC 49179 genome encodes:
- a CDS encoding alpha-2,3-sialyltransferase; translated protein: MRNLSLSSSNSMKPLILAGNGPSVKDLDYSLFPPDFDVFRCNQFYFEDKYYLGKEVKGVFFNSWIFDLQMKTAGQLVARDEYKLDTIYCATDAEYSPFDPNPFDPSYNKNRELPNNIGERYSALQSLHARSFLDKHFTNITHTYEFLATLKPFLDLHTKARNFQGQQFTGGIMMLISAIALGYQEIYLAGIDFYTTGLGHFYQDNSRFFILEHAPMHTQELDMQAIEIAKQYAQLYALVPNTPLAQILPLSPHKNALSQERMQTLHLGYEKPPGYIQDILIAPPKTPIPIGRKILLKRVLSSAGLSPSNIIVSFFLDLYRFLRALARFLTDKKGLKLLWKYRKGVPSDAPDIGGGGGVKLSGDFSRVRISFTQGGLYAA